The DNA segment GATAAAGATTTAGAAGGAAAAATAATATTAATTTATGCAGCAGATCCTGGATATGATTATTTATTTTCTAAAAATATAGCAGGTTTTATAACTTGTTATGGGGGTGCAAATTCGCATATGGCAATACGTGCTTCAGAATTATCAATGCCAGCAGTTATAGGTGTTGGAGAAGAAAATTTTAAAAAATATTTACAAGCTGATAGATTAAGAATAGAATGTCAAAGTGAGCAAATAATTTGTCTATGAAATTTATTGCTATAAGTCAGAGATTGATTTCAAATGAGAGTTATTATGAAGAAAGAGAATGTTTAGCATTAGATTGGGGAAAATTTTTTAAAGAAAATTTACAAGATTTTTTACCTATACCTTTATCTTATGAGCTTGAATTTGAAAAATATCAGTCTTTAGTGAGTGCAGTTATATTAAGTGGTGGCAATGATTTATATTTTTTGAACAAAAATGATTTGTCTAAAAAAAGAGATGATTATGAGACAGAAATTATAAAGATTTGTATTAGAGAAAACATTCCTTTGCTTGGAATTTGTAGAGGTGCACAAATGATAGCATCTTTTTTTAATTCTACTTTTGTCACAAAAAAAGAACATATACGAGAACATGCGATTTATTTAAATGATAAAAAAATTCATGTAAATTCTTTCCATAATTTTTGTATAAATAAACTTGGTAATGATCTTGAAAGTTTAGCCTTTGCAGAAGATAAAACTAT comes from the Campylobacter insulaenigrae NCTC 12927 genome and includes:
- a CDS encoding gamma-glutamyl-CDP-amidate hydrolase; translation: MKFIAISQRLISNESYYEERECLALDWGKFFKENLQDFLPIPLSYELEFEKYQSLVSAVILSGGNDLYFLNKNDLSKKRDDYETEIIKICIRENIPLLGICRGAQMIASFFNSTFVTKKEHIREHAIYLNDKKIHVNSFHNFCINKLGNDLESLAFAEDKTIEAFKHKQFKIYATMWHIEREYGLNEKSVFHNWLKEIK